In Paraflavitalea devenefica, a single window of DNA contains:
- a CDS encoding rhomboid family intramembrane serine protease: MIETFDVIPDTNPFRKYFPLVTAACCLLCVILYVGINFEENKNTWEAYGKWGALSSADIFNGGIWSLFTSAFLHLEVWQIGFNLYWFWVLGKKIEFESGKPFYILLIVTAAFVGSVVQLSFSDSPGIGLAGVDYALFGYIYIKGKLTPEYKDYLNRVAVITLFGWIILCFVLARTNTWNLATGMLIGGLLWGMALAYLSKYNKLTQWALAISLIVVLTSTVFWSPFSTSWLAYRAYNLHQEQKLDEAVRLYKVILERDANNEFAKVNLKQLEVHKLEEQAHELQKKGQLKEARAICEQIIIKDANNTWAREMLEILPAQ, translated from the coding sequence ATGATAGAAACCTTTGATGTAATACCGGATACGAATCCATTCAGGAAGTATTTCCCGCTTGTTACCGCTGCCTGCTGTTTGCTATGTGTTATTCTTTATGTTGGTATTAATTTCGAAGAAAATAAAAACACCTGGGAAGCATACGGGAAATGGGGCGCGCTATCTTCTGCTGACATTTTTAACGGAGGTATATGGTCACTTTTTACTTCCGCTTTTTTACACCTTGAAGTCTGGCAGATAGGGTTTAACCTCTATTGGTTTTGGGTATTGGGAAAGAAAATTGAATTTGAGAGCGGTAAGCCCTTTTATATACTACTGATCGTGACCGCTGCTTTTGTTGGCTCAGTAGTACAGCTTTCCTTTTCCGACTCACCAGGTATAGGTCTCGCAGGCGTTGATTATGCTTTGTTCGGATATATCTACATTAAGGGTAAACTTACCCCGGAATATAAAGATTACCTTAACCGGGTGGCCGTTATTACTCTTTTTGGCTGGATAATTCTTTGTTTTGTCCTTGCAAGAACAAACACCTGGAATTTAGCTACCGGAATGCTTATAGGCGGTTTGTTATGGGGTATGGCGCTGGCGTATCTGTCAAAGTACAACAAATTAACCCAATGGGCGCTGGCAATAAGCTTGATAGTTGTGCTCACCTCCACCGTTTTCTGGAGCCCATTTTCCACTTCCTGGCTTGCTTATAGGGCTTACAACCTGCACCAGGAGCAAAAACTCGATGAAGCCGTCAGGCTGTATAAAGTAATTCTTGAAAGAGATGCCAACAATGAATTTGCTAAAGTCAACCTGAAACAACTTGAAGTACATAAATTAGAGGAGCAAGCGCATGAGCTTCAGAAAAAAGGGCAATTGAAAGAGGCTCGTGCCATTTGTGAACAGATAATAATCAAAGATGCCAATAATACATGGGCAAGGGAAATGTTAGAAATACTGCCCGCTCAATAA
- a CDS encoding GNAT family N-acetyltransferase → MRNNYMPPKFNIIRLTNQPPVVAALAELIIETVAHGGSVSFMHPLAPEAATAFWTASLAAADRGERIVLGAFDGDLLVGTVTLLLDCPPNQPHRGEIAKMMTRVSYRGRGIARSLMEVAEQLAIDNGRTLLTLDTAEEEGAAGLYDKLGFQRTGVIPDFALKPHGGLTGTIIYWKRIGAAAC, encoded by the coding sequence ATGAGAAATAACTATATGCCTCCAAAGTTTAATATTATACGTCTTACTAATCAACCGCCTGTTGTTGCTGCGCTGGCCGAACTGATCATTGAAACAGTGGCCCATGGTGGCTCTGTGAGTTTTATGCACCCACTGGCGCCGGAGGCAGCCACTGCCTTCTGGACAGCTTCCCTGGCGGCAGCCGACCGTGGTGAACGTATTGTGCTGGGCGCTTTTGATGGCGACCTGCTGGTGGGAACCGTTACCTTATTGCTCGACTGTCCGCCCAATCAGCCGCACCGTGGAGAGATTGCAAAGATGATGACCCGGGTAAGCTATCGTGGCAGGGGCATTGCCCGCTCACTGATGGAGGTGGCCGAACAGTTGGCCATTGACAATGGCCGAACGCTGCTGACGCTGGATACAGCAGAAGAGGAAGGGGCTGCCGGGCTCTATGACAAATTAGGTTTCCAAAGAACGGGTGTGATCCCCGACTTCGCCCTGAAGCCGCATGGCGGCCTTACCGGCACGATCATTTACTGGAAACGGATTGGTGCCGCCGCCTGTTAA
- a CDS encoding aldo/keto reductase produces the protein MNYRTFKEAQVAEVGLGTWQLGSADWGTINEAEAFSILQAYTDAGGNFIDTADVYGMGVSETIIGKFLKTVKKDIYVATKLGRRGDAPNGWPQNFSYDAMKRHAEDSLQHLGVSQLFCEQLHCIPTEEMRSGKVFDHLRKLQQQGLIRHFGASVETSEEALICLEQEGLASLQIIFNLFRQHVADEVFARAQEKGVAIIVRVPLASGLLSGRFTTDATFPGKDHRNYNANGESFNAGETFSGVEFKEGVRLANEMKGMLPDDRMAQWAIRWILDHPGVTTVIPGASKTSQVHSNVAASALSPLSASTHQQLRKLYDEQIRQQIRGHF, from the coding sequence ATGAACTATAGAACATTCAAAGAGGCACAGGTAGCTGAGGTTGGACTGGGCACCTGGCAATTGGGCAGCGCCGACTGGGGAACGATCAACGAAGCTGAGGCCTTCAGCATTTTACAAGCCTATACCGATGCAGGCGGTAATTTTATTGATACGGCCGATGTATATGGTATGGGGGTGAGTGAGACCATTATTGGCAAATTCCTGAAAACAGTTAAGAAAGATATCTATGTAGCCACCAAGTTGGGCCGCCGCGGCGATGCACCCAATGGCTGGCCGCAGAACTTCAGCTACGATGCCATGAAACGGCATGCAGAGGATTCCTTACAGCATTTGGGCGTGTCGCAATTGTTCTGCGAACAACTGCATTGCATACCTACGGAGGAAATGCGCAGCGGCAAGGTATTTGACCACCTGCGTAAGTTGCAGCAGCAAGGATTGATCCGGCATTTCGGCGCCAGCGTGGAGACCTCAGAAGAAGCGCTGATCTGCCTGGAGCAGGAAGGCCTGGCATCCCTGCAGATCATCTTCAACCTGTTCAGGCAGCATGTGGCCGATGAAGTGTTTGCCCGGGCACAGGAAAAAGGCGTAGCCATCATTGTACGCGTACCTTTGGCCAGTGGCCTGTTAAGCGGCCGGTTCACCACTGATGCTACTTTCCCTGGTAAAGACCATCGCAACTACAATGCCAATGGTGAATCCTTCAATGCCGGCGAGACCTTCTCGGGCGTTGAATTTAAAGAAGGTGTACGCCTGGCCAATGAAATGAAGGGTATGCTACCGGACGATCGCATGGCCCAATGGGCTATCCGCTGGATATTGGACCATCCCGGCGTCACTACGGTCATTCCCGGCGCTTCCAAAACCAGCCAGGTACACAGCAATGTAGCCGCTTCCGCCCTATCACCTTTATCAGCCTCTACCCACCAGCAATTAAGAAAACTGTATGATGAACAGATCCGGCAGCAGATAAGAGGACATTTTTAA
- a CDS encoding calcium:proton antiporter — protein MAHPKYLHPRLKIALPLWTAICPIIGLVLLLLLREEHAGIVDALMGIALISVVLSAVHHAEVVAHKVGEPYGTLILALAITVIEVSLIVTIMLSEGEQGSTLARDTVFAAIMLILTGIIGLCLLLGGFRYKEQLFVKQGVSASLVTLSAISILTLVLPNYTTSVLGPVYSTSQLLFVALVSLVLYLSFVMIQAVRHRDYFLPEDNSGEEDIHAEPPSNLTAITSLALLLLALAVVVILSKKLSPALEKIVLGLGAPKSLVGVIIATVILLPEGLAAIRAARKNRLQTSLNLALGSALASIGLTIPAVAVVGYFTGFTITLGIDTKSTLLLVLSLFTISISFGAGRTNILQGIVLLVILATYLFTTVVP, from the coding sequence ATGGCGCACCCAAAGTATTTACATCCCCGCCTGAAGATTGCATTGCCTTTATGGACTGCTATTTGTCCAATCATCGGGTTGGTGTTATTACTTCTTCTCAGGGAAGAACATGCTGGTATTGTTGATGCGCTGATGGGTATAGCGCTCATCAGTGTAGTATTGTCGGCCGTGCACCATGCGGAAGTGGTGGCCCATAAAGTAGGAGAACCTTATGGAACGCTCATTCTTGCATTGGCCATTACTGTGATCGAGGTTTCGTTGATCGTCACCATCATGTTATCCGAAGGGGAGCAAGGGTCTACATTAGCCCGGGACACGGTTTTTGCCGCCATCATGCTTATTCTTACCGGCATCATTGGTTTATGCCTGCTACTGGGAGGCTTTCGCTACAAGGAACAATTATTTGTGAAGCAAGGGGTCAGCGCTTCGCTGGTAACGCTCTCTGCCATCTCTATATTAACCCTGGTATTGCCCAATTACACCACCAGTGTATTGGGCCCTGTTTATTCTACCAGCCAACTCCTGTTTGTGGCACTTGTTTCTTTGGTTTTGTATTTGAGCTTCGTTATGATACAGGCTGTTCGTCACCGGGACTATTTTCTCCCGGAAGATAATTCCGGTGAAGAGGACATCCATGCTGAGCCACCATCCAATCTTACCGCCATTACCAGTTTGGCATTACTGCTCCTGGCCCTGGCAGTAGTAGTGATCTTGTCGAAAAAACTGTCGCCTGCCCTGGAAAAAATTGTATTGGGCCTGGGCGCTCCCAAAAGCCTGGTTGGCGTTATCATCGCTACCGTGATCCTGTTGCCGGAAGGATTAGCCGCCATCCGGGCTGCCCGGAAAAACAGGCTACAAACAAGTTTGAACCTGGCCCTGGGCTCGGCGCTGGCCAGCATCGGCTTAACCATCCCTGCCGTTGCTGTTGTAGGATACTTTACCGGTTTTACGATTACCCTGGGCATTGATACCAAATCCACCTTATTATTGGTGCTTTCCCTGTTCACCATCAGCATTTCATTTGGCGCCGGCCGCACCAATATTTTACAGGGCATCGTATTACTGGTGATCCTTGCTACTTATTTATTCACGACAGTGGTTCCTTAA